The following proteins are co-located in the Alkalidesulfovibrio alkalitolerans DSM 16529 genome:
- a CDS encoding ATP-binding protein: MHEIVVVSGKGGTGKTSILAAFAHLAPNKVVCDLDVDAPDLHILLDPQINRREDFISGNEARIDPAACESCGICASVCRFNAISPKDGKFVIDPVRCEGCKVCVVWCPEGAVEFPERRCGEWYRSETRFGPMIHARLFPGSENSGRLVTLLRREARALAEQHGLELILSDGSPGIGCPVISSLGGASLAVAVTEPTPSGIHDLARVAELCGHFRVPVAVIVNKHDLNPERTAAIESLCRDKGYILAGKLPFDPAMTKAMLERKAITEIHASPLAGTLREIWNAIERAAPGADRAGVHETTKGELV; the protein is encoded by the coding sequence ATGCATGAAATCGTCGTGGTCAGCGGCAAGGGCGGCACCGGCAAGACGTCCATCCTCGCGGCCTTCGCCCACCTGGCCCCGAACAAGGTCGTTTGCGACCTGGATGTGGACGCGCCGGACCTGCACATCCTCCTGGATCCCCAAATCAATCGGCGCGAAGATTTCATCTCCGGCAACGAAGCGCGCATCGACCCGGCCGCCTGCGAAAGCTGTGGCATCTGCGCCTCGGTCTGCCGTTTCAATGCCATCTCGCCCAAGGACGGCAAGTTCGTCATCGATCCCGTGCGCTGCGAGGGCTGCAAGGTCTGCGTGGTCTGGTGCCCCGAAGGGGCGGTGGAGTTTCCCGAGCGGCGTTGCGGCGAGTGGTATCGAAGCGAGACGCGCTTCGGTCCGATGATCCATGCCCGGCTCTTCCCCGGTTCGGAGAATTCCGGCCGCCTGGTCACGCTTTTGCGTCGCGAGGCTCGCGCCCTGGCCGAACAGCACGGCCTCGAACTCATCCTGTCCGACGGCTCGCCGGGCATCGGGTGCCCGGTCATCAGTTCGCTTGGCGGCGCGAGCCTTGCCGTGGCCGTGACCGAGCCCACGCCCTCGGGAATCCACGACCTTGCGCGCGTGGCCGAACTCTGCGGCCACTTCCGGGTGCCCGTGGCCGTGATTGTCAACAAGCACGACCTCAATCCCGAACGTACCGCCGCCATCGAAAGTCTGTGCCGCGACAAGGGTTACATCCTGGCTGGAAAACTCCCCTTCGATCCGGCCATGACGAAGGCCATGCTCGAGCGCAAGGCCATAACCGAAATCCACGCTTCGCCCCTGGCCGGGACGCTGCGCGAGATATGGAACGCCATTGAGCGGGCCGCGCCGGGCGCGGATCGCGCGGGCGTTCACGAAACCACCAAAGGAGAACTGGTGTGA
- a CDS encoding zf-HC2 domain-containing protein: MQRLRSTPPDSPCPEAIDLASYLDGRARGSRRDRIESHLAVCGDCRRAVIDLRRMLGAPGVPERAISDAWLRDIALTCAARLAVAAVARQTEPFSHTA, encoded by the coding sequence ATGCAGCGTTTGAGAAGCACACCCCCGGACTCGCCGTGCCCCGAGGCGATCGACCTGGCTTCCTACCTGGACGGCCGCGCGCGTGGCAGCCGTAGGGACCGGATCGAATCGCACTTGGCCGTGTGCGGCGACTGCCGCAGGGCGGTGATCGACCTGCGCCGCATGCTCGGAGCGCCGGGCGTGCCCGAAAGGGCCATATCCGACGCATGGCTGCGCGACATCGCCCTGACTTGCGCCGCCCGCCTCGCCGTCGCCGCCGTCGCGCGGCAAACCGAACCCTTTTCCCACACAGCGTGA
- a CDS encoding response regulator transcription factor, producing the protein MIPVLMIDDDRDLCGLLEKSLGNESMALEAVNEGSMGLDVALKGEHDIVLLDINLPGLTGFEVLRELRRRGGPPVVMLTGRDGELDKVLGLEMGADDYLTKPFSTRELAARIRAVLRRASPRPARRGPVEVSGVFVDPGRMLVRRDGEAIDVTSAEFSLLELLVRRSPEAVGREEIARHVLGKTFIPLDRSVDMHVCNLRQKLGRHPDGDEYIKTVRGTGYVFCRRSPHDA; encoded by the coding sequence ATGATACCCGTACTGATGATCGACGACGACAGGGACTTGTGCGGGCTTCTTGAAAAGAGCCTGGGGAACGAGTCGATGGCCCTGGAGGCCGTGAACGAGGGTTCCATGGGGCTCGATGTGGCGCTCAAGGGAGAGCACGACATCGTGCTCTTGGACATCAATCTTCCGGGCCTGACCGGCTTTGAGGTGCTTCGGGAACTCCGGCGCAGGGGCGGCCCGCCCGTGGTCATGCTTACCGGCCGCGACGGGGAGTTGGACAAGGTTCTGGGGCTTGAGATGGGCGCGGACGACTACCTGACCAAGCCCTTCAGCACCCGCGAACTCGCGGCCCGCATCAGGGCGGTGCTCAGGCGCGCCTCGCCGCGTCCGGCGAGGCGCGGGCCGGTGGAGGTTTCGGGGGTGTTCGTCGATCCCGGGCGCATGCTCGTGCGCCGTGACGGCGAGGCCATCGACGTGACCTCGGCCGAGTTCAGCCTGCTGGAATTGCTCGTGCGTCGCTCGCCCGAGGCGGTCGGCCGCGAGGAGATAGCCCGGCACGTGCTCGGCAAAACGTTCATCCCGCTCGATCGCAGCGTGGACATGCACGTGTGCAATCTGCGCCAAAAGCTTGGGCGCCATCCCGACGGAGACGAATACATCAAAACGGTTCGCGGGACCGGCTACGTCTTTTGCCGTCGATCACCCCATGATGCCTGA
- a CDS encoding DUF134 domain-containing protein, with the protein MPRPPICRRIAISPRATYFKPRGVPLRELSESYLPVEGLEALRLADLENLTMEQAAARMNVSRHTFGRILAKARRAVADALVNARALYIEGGKYTVRPNDRVADEPPTKESVMTTIAVSAEEPGLDGPVDPRFGRAAGFVIVDIEAGSASYVDNGASQTMAHGAGIQAAEILARSGAGVLLTGVVGPKAFDALTAAGIKIGQDMGGMTVGQAVQRYQAGQVVFSDRPGK; encoded by the coding sequence GTGCCGCGCCCACCCATCTGCCGCCGTATCGCCATCAGCCCCAGGGCCACCTATTTCAAGCCCAGGGGCGTGCCCTTGCGGGAGTTGAGCGAAAGCTATCTGCCCGTGGAAGGCCTCGAAGCGCTCCGGCTCGCGGACCTGGAAAACCTGACCATGGAGCAGGCCGCCGCGCGCATGAACGTCTCGCGCCACACATTTGGCCGCATCCTGGCCAAGGCCAGACGCGCCGTGGCCGACGCCTTGGTCAATGCCCGGGCGCTGTACATCGAGGGCGGCAAGTACACGGTCAGGCCCAACGACCGTGTGGCAGACGAACCACCAACAAAGGAGTCAGTCATGACCACAATCGCCGTCAGCGCCGAGGAACCCGGACTCGACGGCCCGGTCGATCCCCGTTTCGGCCGCGCCGCAGGCTTTGTGATCGTGGACATCGAAGCCGGAAGCGCGAGCTACGTGGACAACGGCGCATCCCAGACCATGGCTCATGGCGCGGGCATCCAGGCTGCCGAAATCCTGGCCCGAAGCGGCGCGGGAGTCCTGCTCACTGGCGTTGTCGGCCCCAAGGCCTTCGATGCGCTCACGGCTGCGGGAATCAAGATCGGCCAAGACATGGGCGGCATGACCGTGGGCCAGGCCGTGCAGCGCTATCAGGCCGGGCAGGTCGTTTTTTCCGACCGGCCGGGCAAGTAG
- a CDS encoding nucleotide-binding protein has translation MIVAIASGKGGTGKTTVAASLAAVWPRPVVAVDLDVEEPNLDLFLAPRIESIEHAWLEIPVPDPVRCTLYGACTELCQFKALGILGGRLVVFPEMCHGCGGCLGICEHQALSSGKRELGSVESGMAGDAHFLMGRLRVGEAMSPPLMREVLRRLFALLGKGPCDAIIDAPPGVSCPAMTAVAESDCIVLVAEPTPFGFHDFALAVEAFTPLCKPMAVVVNRAGLGDDSVEKLCRDKGLPVLAHIPFERDIAQRYSRGEVIAHASERLGEIFVSLAASIPALAEEQSHA, from the coding sequence ATGATCGTCGCCATCGCCAGCGGCAAGGGGGGCACGGGCAAGACCACTGTCGCGGCCTCGCTCGCGGCCGTGTGGCCCCGGCCCGTGGTTGCCGTCGATCTCGACGTGGAGGAGCCCAACCTGGACCTCTTCCTTGCTCCCCGCATCGAAAGCATCGAGCACGCCTGGCTCGAAATTCCCGTGCCCGATCCGGTGCGCTGCACGCTCTACGGGGCCTGCACAGAGCTTTGCCAGTTCAAGGCCCTGGGCATCCTCGGCGGCAGGCTGGTCGTCTTTCCCGAGATGTGCCACGGCTGCGGCGGATGCCTGGGCATTTGCGAACATCAGGCCCTCTCGTCCGGCAAGCGCGAACTGGGCAGCGTGGAATCCGGCATGGCGGGCGATGCGCATTTCCTCATGGGCCGTTTGCGCGTGGGCGAGGCCATGAGTCCGCCCCTAATGCGCGAAGTACTGCGCCGTCTCTTTGCCCTGCTGGGCAAGGGGCCGTGCGACGCGATCATCGATGCGCCTCCGGGCGTGAGTTGCCCGGCCATGACCGCGGTGGCGGAAAGCGACTGCATCGTCCTCGTGGCCGAACCCACGCCTTTCGGATTTCACGACTTTGCCCTGGCCGTGGAGGCCTTCACGCCGCTTTGCAAGCCCATGGCCGTGGTCGTCAACCGCGCGGGGCTCGGCGACGACTCGGTGGAAAAACTCTGCCGCGACAAAGGGCTGCCCGTGCTGGCCCACATCCCCTTCGAGCGGGACATAGCGCAACGCTACTCCAGGGGAGAAGTCATCGCCCATGCCAGCGAGCGGCTCGGCGAAATCTTCGTCTCGCTGGCGGCGTCCATTCCGGCGCTCGCCGAGGAGCAATCCCATGCATGA
- a CDS encoding flagellar hook assembly protein FlgD — MAAYVDTTSYLNSMYSSSARESSSTELGKDAFLTLFVAQLKNQDPLNPMDDKEYVSQLAQFSSLEQLTNISSGMEGVAAMLAKMQQLSATSYIGMDVLAAGSGIHLAEGKSTEVRFVVPEDATNVTAHIYDKNGNIVRSVDMGGLSSGEYAFSWDGKDSDNSPCEDGAYDVAFTAEDANGEWLYVSTLVEGRVTGVFMESGAVMLNLSDGRSVALYDVHEVRTAKEKETAANEDDASDDSKDSSGDEDDLGEAA; from the coding sequence ATGGCCGCATACGTAGACACGACCAGCTATCTGAACTCCATGTATTCGTCCTCGGCGCGAGAGTCGTCGAGCACCGAACTGGGCAAGGACGCCTTCCTGACCCTGTTTGTGGCGCAGCTCAAGAATCAGGATCCCCTCAATCCCATGGACGACAAGGAGTACGTGAGCCAGCTCGCGCAGTTCTCCTCCCTGGAGCAGCTCACGAACATTTCGAGCGGCATGGAGGGCGTGGCCGCCATGCTCGCCAAAATGCAGCAACTGAGCGCCACGTCCTACATCGGCATGGACGTGCTGGCCGCCGGGTCCGGGATCCACCTCGCCGAGGGCAAGAGCACGGAAGTGCGGTTCGTGGTGCCCGAGGACGCGACCAACGTCACTGCCCACATCTACGACAAGAACGGCAACATCGTGCGCTCCGTCGATATGGGCGGGCTTTCGTCCGGGGAATACGCCTTTTCCTGGGACGGCAAGGACAGCGACAACAGCCCGTGCGAGGACGGCGCTTACGACGTTGCCTTCACCGCCGAGGACGCCAACGGCGAATGGCTCTACGTCTCCACCCTGGTGGAGGGGCGCGTGACCGGCGTGTTCATGGAGAGCGGCGCGGTCATGCTCAACCTCTCCGATGGCCGCTCCGTGGCGCTCTACGATGTCCATGAGGTCCGCACGGCAAAGGAGAAGGAAACCGCCGCGAACGAGGACGACGCCAGCGACGATTCGAAGGATTCCTCCGGCGACGAGGACGATCTCGGCGAGGCCGCGTAA
- a CDS encoding DUF134 domain-containing protein, whose amino-acid sequence MGRHRKCRRIEGRYDVSFFKPRGIPMSELTGVSVPVDGIEAMRLVDAEGLSQEEAAGRMGVSAPTLCRILAAARSTVARALAGGMAIRIDDPRKETGSEDAGPCQTAMAAFAGDIPNGPGGTSVDGETPASESSEAARPNPGGSGRGCRGAGGGRGKRGCGKGFGHGRK is encoded by the coding sequence ATGGGACGCCACAGAAAATGCCGCCGCATCGAGGGCCGCTACGACGTGAGCTTCTTCAAGCCCAGGGGAATCCCCATGAGCGAGTTGACCGGCGTCTCGGTGCCCGTGGACGGCATCGAAGCCATGCGCCTCGTGGACGCCGAGGGCCTGAGCCAGGAGGAGGCCGCAGGCCGCATGGGCGTGTCCGCGCCCACGCTGTGCCGCATCCTGGCGGCGGCCCGCTCGACCGTGGCCAGGGCGCTTGCGGGCGGCATGGCTATCCGCATCGACGACCCGCGCAAGGAGACCGGCTCCGAGGACGCTGGCCCATGCCAAACCGCCATGGCGGCGTTCGCGGGTGACATCCCCAACGGCCCCGGCGGAACATCCGTGGACGGCGAGACCCCCGCGAGCGAGAGTTCCGAAGCGGCTCGCCCGAATCCGGGCGGCTCAGGCCGGGGCTGCCGGGGAGCGGGAGGAGGCAGGGGCAAACGCGGTTGCGGCAAAGGCTTTGGACACGGCCGGAAGTGA
- a CDS encoding PocR ligand-binding domain-containing protein: MLRERFGADLLRLEKLLHERYGMNAAAFDANGARVTTFVNWGNSLCPVIKDNPASASAICAVANGHFMRQARETGLPVSGECDAGLCKFCVPVKVNGDFLGVVGGCGRLPASGEVDTLCIASANGLSGEKIGILAQDCRPITDDELAEAVALARDQVSRMTSGAA; the protein is encoded by the coding sequence ATGCTGCGCGAACGCTTCGGGGCCGACCTGCTGCGGCTGGAAAAGCTGCTTCATGAGCGCTACGGCATGAACGCCGCAGCCTTCGACGCGAATGGAGCAAGGGTGACGACCTTTGTCAATTGGGGCAATTCCTTGTGTCCTGTCATCAAGGACAACCCCGCCTCGGCCAGTGCTATTTGCGCCGTGGCCAACGGTCATTTCATGCGCCAGGCCAGGGAAACGGGCTTGCCCGTTTCGGGCGAGTGCGACGCGGGGCTTTGCAAATTCTGCGTGCCTGTGAAGGTGAATGGGGATTTTCTGGGTGTCGTGGGAGGATGTGGCCGACTGCCCGCCTCGGGAGAGGTGGACACGCTGTGCATTGCGTCGGCGAACGGCCTTTCCGGCGAAAAGATCGGGATCCTGGCTCAGGATTGCCGTCCCATCACAGACGATGAATTGGCCGAGGCGGTCGCCTTGGCGCGGGACCAAGTGTCTCGGATGACCAGCGGAGCTGCCTGA
- a CDS encoding universal stress protein, producing MFQRIVLLITPSGMCADASEAAVALASHCRARLYVLCVLHEAGHCWDTLFGTPPPEEAEERKAVLEAYFRERLGGGTGCAVETTCGFTEVEAQRFAWRMGADLIVAGWDMEEGKPFSQDRARHLHTLNRLCLGARCPVLVVSKPFGRMPLRFSRILAATDFSRESDHAVRYAAELAEGLEAKLRILHVVESPRPLTDEAVGDIRRTLAAHYAKDVAGRPFEAFDVSSGEPRQTIVEHALDTEADLIVMAHRRAENSVFEPEADSVLAYVSQNAACPTLSLNRSAGGR from the coding sequence ATGTTTCAGCGTATAGTGCTTTTGATCACGCCGTCGGGAATGTGCGCGGACGCGTCCGAAGCGGCCGTGGCCCTGGCCTCGCACTGCCGGGCCAGGTTGTACGTCTTGTGTGTGCTGCACGAGGCCGGGCATTGCTGGGATACGCTTTTCGGGACGCCGCCGCCAGAGGAGGCGGAAGAGCGCAAGGCCGTGCTGGAGGCGTATTTCCGCGAGCGCCTGGGCGGCGGGACCGGATGCGCCGTGGAGACGACCTGCGGCTTCACGGAAGTGGAGGCGCAGCGCTTCGCCTGGCGTATGGGCGCGGACCTCATCGTGGCGGGCTGGGATATGGAGGAGGGCAAGCCATTCTCTCAGGACCGGGCCAGACATCTGCACACGCTGAACCGTCTCTGTCTGGGCGCGCGTTGCCCGGTGCTCGTCGTATCGAAGCCGTTTGGCCGTATGCCGCTTCGATTTTCTCGCATCCTCGCGGCCACGGACTTCTCGCGCGAATCGGATCACGCAGTGCGTTACGCGGCCGAGCTCGCCGAGGGGCTGGAGGCCAAGCTGCGCATCCTGCATGTGGTCGAGTCGCCTCGGCCGCTGACCGATGAGGCCGTCGGCGACATCCGGCGCACCCTGGCCGCGCATTACGCCAAAGACGTGGCCGGGCGCCCCTTCGAGGCCTTCGACGTCTCGTCCGGGGAGCCCCGCCAAACCATTGTCGAGCACGCCCTCGATACGGAGGCGGACCTGATCGTCATGGCCCATCGCCGCGCCGAAAACAGCGTCTTCGAACCTGAGGCAGATTCCGTGCTGGCCTATGTCTCGCAGAACGCGGCCTGTCCTACCCTGAGCCTCAACCGCTCTGCCGGGGGCCGCTGA
- a CDS encoding sensor histidine kinase, producing the protein MTGAQAGDVDGSIWFEVAWLADPEGNIASSEIARLGHAFRPLPSPFLSQAQEFAALWFRVRLLRPPPSGGLVVEIANSMPQRYELVVVPPAGGAPRVVSSHGRFLHFRLPENTPREFYIRAEGGRPFKFAPRLVPAEDHAGRSALRGLALGAFYGGLAVIGIVNVFFGLLLREPGHAWYAGSLAFLAGAFLFGFDDVAGPIVPLGQNFRAMIPILLGAWLICGIGLTRSFLHTTIRMPRLDRALRIYMVALAAFLPLLAVGPSPTLRPIFLTALLGTPLLALAVGYVALRRGFAPARLFLLAWTLALAVPALPPLMVLFPAIQTRDVSAWLALAVLAQAVVFTASLMDKVRAVQADNIRLMERREAQRQVVAAEHRLFSEISHELAGPLARLGVALDVCAAGQADAATMERMRADHAALAALRGQMIDLSRLAAAAPQEAPFDLAQAAAAAVSRAAFLAGSGAVALEPLARPFVRGDVRLVERALDNLVRNALAHGRPPVLVRILIESDQAVVMVRDEGAGVPEERIETIFAPFERAALDGAPSGSGLGLSIVRRIVEAHGGDVSARNLPGEGFEVRFALPLSPKRPAASA; encoded by the coding sequence GTGACAGGCGCGCAGGCAGGAGACGTGGACGGCTCCATCTGGTTTGAGGTGGCCTGGCTTGCGGATCCCGAGGGAAACATAGCTTCCTCGGAAATCGCGCGTTTGGGGCATGCCTTCCGTCCCTTGCCGTCCCCCTTCCTGTCCCAGGCGCAGGAGTTCGCCGCGTTGTGGTTCAGGGTACGCCTTCTCAGGCCCCCTCCGTCCGGAGGGCTGGTCGTGGAGATCGCCAATTCCATGCCCCAGCGCTACGAACTCGTCGTGGTTCCGCCTGCCGGGGGAGCGCCGCGCGTCGTGTCCAGCCACGGCCGCTTCCTCCATTTCCGCCTGCCCGAGAACACGCCGCGCGAGTTCTACATCCGCGCGGAAGGCGGAAGGCCCTTCAAGTTCGCGCCGCGCCTCGTCCCGGCCGAGGATCACGCGGGCAGAAGCGCGCTTCGCGGGCTGGCCCTGGGGGCGTTCTACGGCGGCTTGGCGGTCATCGGGATCGTCAACGTCTTCTTCGGGCTCCTGCTGCGCGAGCCGGGTCATGCCTGGTATGCGGGATCGCTGGCCTTTTTGGCTGGCGCGTTCCTGTTCGGTTTCGACGACGTGGCCGGGCCGATCGTTCCCCTGGGGCAGAATTTCAGGGCCATGATCCCCATTTTGCTTGGCGCGTGGCTCATCTGCGGCATCGGCCTGACTCGCTCGTTTCTGCACACCACGATCCGCATGCCAAGGCTCGACAGGGCGCTGCGCATCTACATGGTCGCGCTGGCCGCATTTTTGCCGTTGCTGGCCGTGGGGCCCTCGCCCACGCTTCGGCCGATCTTCCTGACGGCGCTGTTGGGCACGCCGCTCCTCGCCCTGGCCGTCGGATACGTTGCCTTGCGCCGGGGTTTCGCGCCCGCGCGGCTTTTTTTGCTGGCCTGGACCCTGGCCCTGGCCGTGCCCGCGCTGCCGCCCCTGATGGTCCTGTTTCCCGCCATCCAGACCCGCGACGTGAGCGCCTGGCTGGCGCTCGCGGTCCTGGCGCAGGCCGTGGTCTTCACCGCTTCGCTCATGGACAAGGTCCGGGCCGTGCAGGCCGACAACATTCGGCTTATGGAGCGCCGCGAGGCGCAACGGCAGGTAGTGGCAGCCGAGCACCGGCTCTTCAGCGAGATATCGCACGAACTGGCTGGTCCCCTGGCCCGGCTCGGCGTGGCCTTGGACGTCTGCGCGGCCGGGCAGGCCGACGCCGCGACCATGGAGCGCATGCGGGCCGACCACGCGGCCCTGGCCGCCCTGCGCGGGCAGATGATCGATCTTTCCAGGCTGGCCGCGGCCGCTCCCCAGGAAGCCCCCTTCGATCTCGCCCAGGCCGCTGCAGCCGCGGTTTCGCGGGCGGCGTTCCTGGCCGGAAGCGGGGCCGTGGCCCTGGAACCCCTGGCCCGGCCGTTCGTCCGAGGCGACGTGCGGCTCGTGGAGAGGGCCCTGGACAATCTCGTGCGCAACGCTCTTGCCCACGGTCGGCCGCCGGTCCTGGTCCGCATTCTCATTGAGTCCGACCAGGCAGTGGTCATGGTGCGCGACGAGGGGGCAGGGGTTCCCGAAGAACGGATCGAGACGATTTTCGCTCCCTTCGAGCGCGCCGCGCTCGACGGCGCGCCTTCGGGCAGCGGGCTTGGGCTTTCCATCGTGCGTAGGATCGTCGAGGCCCACGGCGGCGACGTCTCGGCTCGCAACCTGCCTGGCGAGGGCTTTGAGGTCCGTTTCGCCTTGCCATTGTCTCCGAAGAGGCCCGCCGCTTCAGCCTGA
- a CDS encoding RNA polymerase sigma factor, whose protein sequence is MAGNDITITHRMANGDSSSWIEFMKDNGSFMQTVIQRTIAQYDGSRCDTDVEDALQDVMVRLVANQGRLLRSYDPERASLRTWLAVIARSAALDALRKRPRGMVAMDDSIIEQIADKPQETGSERLFPHPALSGRQNAVMELLFDHDLDVKEIARLLDIGCQTVRSLKHQAITKLRGLATATA, encoded by the coding sequence ATGGCTGGCAACGACATCACGATCACGCATCGCATGGCGAATGGTGATTCATCATCCTGGATCGAGTTCATGAAGGATAACGGATCATTCATGCAGACCGTGATCCAGCGCACCATCGCCCAATACGATGGATCGCGCTGCGACACGGATGTGGAAGACGCGCTTCAGGACGTCATGGTGCGACTGGTCGCCAACCAGGGACGACTCTTGCGCAGCTATGATCCCGAACGCGCCTCGTTGCGCACCTGGCTGGCCGTGATCGCCCGCTCGGCGGCCCTGGACGCGCTGCGCAAACGCCCGCGCGGCATGGTCGCGATGGACGATTCGATCATCGAGCAGATCGCCGACAAACCCCAGGAGACGGGCTCTGAGCGGCTTTTCCCCCATCCCGCCCTGAGTGGCCGCCAAAACGCCGTCATGGAACTGCTTTTCGACCACGACCTCGACGTGAAGGAGATCGCCAGGCTGCTCGACATCGGTTGCCAGACCGTGCGAAGCCTCAAGCACCAAGCCATAACCAAGCTGCGCGGGCTTGCCACGGCCACCGCCTGA
- a CDS encoding NifB/NifX family molybdenum-iron cluster-binding protein: protein MSTTLIAIPSEQPGGLLAPVGQHFGHCELFTLVEVKNGEVSGVTTLPNMPHEHGGCMAPVNYLAQNGVNALIAGGMGMRPLMGFSQVGIDVFLGEVGQPVSRAVEAFLSGGLRRFSPEFTCGGQDCGS from the coding sequence GTGAGCACAACCCTGATCGCAATTCCATCGGAACAGCCCGGAGGGCTCCTCGCCCCCGTCGGGCAGCACTTCGGCCATTGCGAACTCTTCACCCTGGTCGAAGTAAAGAACGGCGAAGTGTCCGGCGTCACCACGCTGCCGAACATGCCGCACGAGCACGGCGGCTGCATGGCCCCGGTCAACTACCTGGCCCAGAACGGCGTGAACGCGCTCATCGCGGGCGGCATGGGCATGCGGCCGCTCATGGGCTTCTCGCAGGTCGGCATCGACGTCTTCCTGGGGGAAGTCGGACAGCCCGTCTCGCGGGCCGTGGAGGCGTTCCTCTCCGGTGGCCTGCGCCGCTTCTCGCCCGAGTTCACCTGCGGCGGCCAGGACTGCGGTTCCTGA